The DNA window GGAAGTTCCTCACGGTCTTCTTCATCAGCAATCCCGAGAATGACATCCATATTAGCACTGGTTGCAGTAAACTTGTCCTTCAGTTCGGCAAGCTCTGCCACACGGCTTTCCATGTCCCACGCTAACAGCAATGTTTTTTGTGCCGCAATGCGCAGCTGTAACGCAGCATCTTGAACCGGACGTTCTTTTTTCTGCGGGATAAACTCACCTGTCTGTGCGAAAGCATCAAGATCAGCAAGTTCGTCTCTATCGGTCGCAGAAGACGACTTCTCAGCGGATTTTTCCGCTAAAACAACACCGGACATATCCCGTGCATTGCGGAAAGAAAATCCATATTGAAGTAACTCGTGCAGCTGCCCGCGAGCTTCAGCCTGATTCATAGGAAGCTCCGATGATACATAAAATAATGCACCAGAAGCCTCGCGCAACCCCGGTGAACAAAATAAAACATCTTCAGGCAAAGCAAGTGCCACATGCTGAGGTTGAACAGCTGGAATAGCGAGGATTATTTTTTCCAATTCAGATGGGTTCATTAATTCACCTAACTATTTTGAGCAGCTGCATGCTGCCCCATCGGTTTGAGAATGCTTGTACCGGCGGCAAACACCGGTACAAGCAGGCAATTTTAATACACAGATCAGATTCAATTCATACTGGCAATCTGTCAAATTATCATCGGCACACTGCTTACACATACTTGAGCAATACGAAGAACAAAGAGTTCCGGCAGGAAGCAACTCAGCCTCGTGCGAATCCCACAAGCGAATCACTTGTTCATCTGCTAAAGAAAATCGATCTGCACGGTCTATGAACTCGTCGTATGCCTTCACAAAACGAGTAACTTCTGAGCAAATCCACTCAGTATGTGCCCCGGGATTCAATTCCTCCTCATACACACAATGACCTTGTCTGTAGAATGCGCAATTTACTCCCGGCAGCCTTTGAATCTGAGCAACCATGCGCTAGCCTTCTACAACATCATACGGCCATAAATCCATACCGCCATCGAGAACGTAAAGACTCTTAGCACCAAGCCCGTAAAGGTAGCATGCAATGGAGTATGGAATATCAGAATTATGGCTCACAATAACAAGCGGCGTAAAGCGAGGAACTTCATCCTGCAATCGCTTCTTCAACTGAGTAAATGGAATGTTGTATGCTTCTTCAATATGTCCTGCACGCCATGCAATCTGGTCACGCAAATCAAGAATGAAGAATTTTGCGCCAGCTTCACGAGATGCAATTAACTCATCCGGTGTAATGCCGTAAATACGCTCTTCAAGCTTGTTAGACAGCATGGAAGCCGCTTTATTCAAGATTTGTCCACCAGCAGCCATATCAACGCCAGAAAGCGCCTGTACCGTCATATTAGCAGCAAGAGCAACTGCGGCACCGGAAGCAACAGCATCAATCCAGCCAGCATCCAGTCCACCGCAAACCTGTGCACCAAGCACAACGCTGGTTGCCTTATCGCACACAAGCTTTACAACAGCATTTGCGTGGATACCTGCAAGAACCGGAGCTGCATCAAACATGACAAATTCTGGCTCATATCCGGCTTCTACCGCTTCTTTCTGTGTTAATCCTGTCCGGAATGCTACACAGTCCGCAGCCTGATAACGAGATGAAGCACAGCTACCCTGCCATGCCATAGTCTGACCAAGGGCGATTGCACTCAACACACGACCATGTGCAACAAGAGAATCTACAGAACTTGCTTCAAAAGGAGCATCGGATTTTCCAGCCACTTCAGCGCGCTTAACCGCAACGGCTGAACCAAAAAGATGGACATCTTCAAGTCCACAAGAGAAATCTTCTTTAACAGCAATAAAGCCAGAAGGATCAAGATCAACGCCCTGTTCTGCTACGATAGGGTGCACAGCACGCGGCATATCTGCCCAAAAGAACACGTCGCCTTCAAGAACTTCTGAGCCGCAATTTAATGCGCGGACATCACCTTCCGCAGACAATTCAGGAAGCACAGCAGTTTCAGTTACAGGAACAACCCGTACTTTTCCTTCAGTGCCGGATTCTATTCTATCACTCACAACGTGCCAGAAATCAGGATCAAACTCTGAACATTCAGAACGTGCCCACGTTACAGCAACGCCAGCTTCCACTAAAGGGTCGATAAGAGACATTGCATGTGCGCCACCGTACACTACCGCTGTCTGCGGCTTGTAAGCTTCAAGCCATTCATCAACAACGCCAGTCTGCTCAAGCGGCCACGGAATAACATTCTGTGCACCACGAACAGAACGCGGTAACCGTGGAGCAGCATCAATTTCCATAATCAACTTTGTGTAGCGGATAGGAATACAGCCCTGCGGGGAAGACGCATGGACAGTTTTGTTTTCAAAATCAAGCTCCATAGAAGAAACTGGGAGCACACTAATCTGTTTAGCATCGAGCAAAACAGATGAAACATGTGCCATCGGATTAAATTTTCCGAATACACCCTCTTTAGAACCTTCTTCTACTTCAATCGGAACAATTAAATTAACTTCCGCAGAAGGAGCCTGTCTTTTAATACGCGCAGCAGTTTTTGCACCTGCCAGACCTGAACTTATAATAACAATGCGGTCCATTTTTACACATCCTCTTTTCGTAAAAAACTTAACAACGGAGTACTGCCGTTTTTCCGTTTGTTATTCGACATATTACGGGAAACAGCCCAAGAACAACCCCTTGACCTGTCTGCCCCCCGTGTGTATAGCGGCTTCATATCCTTATGGAGGGAACTATGTTCGGTATCGGTATTCCAGAATTATTAGTTATTCTTGTCCTTGTCTTGCTCGTTTTCGGAGCTAACAAGCTTCCTGAAATCGGCGGTGGGCTTGGTCGAGCCATCAAAAACTTCAAAAAGGCTACTACCGAGCCTGATGAAATTGATGTCACTCCATCTTCCGAAAAGAAGAAAGAAGAAGACTAAGAATCTTTTTTCCGGCTTACAAAAAATCCCGAAGTACAAAGTACTCCGGGATTTTTTGTATTGTATAACTATTTATTCAGCTGACGGTTGAAACTCGTAAGTCAACCCGCGTCCGTTTACATATTCAGACAACTTGGTAAGCACCACATCGATATTTTTAGATCGGATAACCCACCGTGCCACAACTGAGTCTGACTGGATAACTACCGCATCCAGAGTTGAAGCGGATGCAGAACCTACCCATTCACGCAGCACCCTGTCGAATGCTTCCACACCGTCAGGGAACAGCCAGCCGCGCACCTGAAGCACTCCACTCCGTGCATTCTCTGCTGGTTGCGCATTTACAGTTTGGGCAAAATACTGTCCCCATA is part of the Halodesulfovibrio sp. genome and encodes:
- a CDS encoding rhodanese-like domain-containing protein, which translates into the protein MDRIVIISSGLAGAKTAARIKRQAPSAEVNLIVPIEVEEGSKEGVFGKFNPMAHVSSVLLDAKQISVLPVSSMELDFENKTVHASSPQGCIPIRYTKLIMEIDAAPRLPRSVRGAQNVIPWPLEQTGVVDEWLEAYKPQTAVVYGGAHAMSLIDPLVEAGVAVTWARSECSEFDPDFWHVVSDRIESGTEGKVRVVPVTETAVLPELSAEGDVRALNCGSEVLEGDVFFWADMPRAVHPIVAEQGVDLDPSGFIAVKEDFSCGLEDVHLFGSAVAVKRAEVAGKSDAPFEASSVDSLVAHGRVLSAIALGQTMAWQGSCASSRYQAADCVAFRTGLTQKEAVEAGYEPEFVMFDAAPVLAGIHANAVVKLVCDKATSVVLGAQVCGGLDAGWIDAVASGAAVALAANMTVQALSGVDMAAGGQILNKAASMLSNKLEERIYGITPDELIASREAGAKFFILDLRDQIAWRAGHIEEAYNIPFTQLKKRLQDEVPRFTPLVIVSHNSDIPYSIACYLYGLGAKSLYVLDGGMDLWPYDVVEG
- a CDS encoding twin-arginine translocase TatA/TatE family subunit; translation: MFGIGIPELLVILVLVLLVFGANKLPEIGGGLGRAIKNFKKATTEPDEIDVTPSSEKKKEED